Below is a genomic region from Citrobacter telavivensis.
TCTCGTCACGGGTCTGGTGGTCTGGGGGATGCTGGCAGCGCTGGATGTCCGTTTCGCCTTCATCTGGGGGCTTCTGGCCTTCGCGCTGAACTACATTCCGAACATAGGCTCGGTGCTGGCTGCAATCCCCCCTATCATTCAGGTACTGGCGTTTGGCGGCCTGTACGACGCGCTGGTGGTACTTGCTGGCTATCTGATTATCAACCTGGTGTTCGGTAATATCCTTGAGCCACGCATCATGGGACGCGGTCTGGGGCTCTCTACGCTGGTGGTGTTTCTGTCGTTGATCTTTTGGGGATGGCTGCTGGGACCGGTCGGGATGCTGCTTTCGGTACCATTGACCATTATCGTCAAGATTGCGCTGGAACAATCCGTTGGCGGGCAAAGTATCGCCATTCTGTTAGGCGACGCGAACAACGCATAACTGACGTAAAAACGGCCTCCGCAGAGGCCGTTTTGAACGAACAACCGATTACAGCGCTTTCAGAATCGCATCCACGCTGGCTTTGGCATCGCCAAACAGCATATGGGTGTTCTCTTTAAAGAACAGCGGGTTCTGCACACCGGCATAACCGGTATTCATCGAACGTTTAAAGACGATAACGTTCTGCGCTTTCCACACTTCCAGTACCGGCATACCGGCAATAGGACTGTTCGGATCGTCCTGCGCCGCCGGGTTCACCGTGTCGTTCGCGCCAATAACCAGCACGGTGTCGGTATCGGCGAAATCATCGTTGATCTCGTCCATTTCCAGCACGATGTCGTAAGGCACTTTCGCTTCCGCCAGCAGTACGTTCATATGGCCCGGCAAACGCCCGGCAACCGGGTGGATGCCGAAACGCACTTTGATGCCGCGCGCGCGCAGTTTCTCGGTAATTTCCGCAACCGGATACTGTGCCTGCGCCACCGCCATGCCATAGCCCGGGGTGATGATCACCGTATGCGAGTTTTTCAGCATATCGGCAGTATCTTCCGCACTGATCTCACGGTGTTCACCCACTTCTTCATCACCGCTGGACGCCGTACCATCGGTACCGAAGCCCCCCGCAATGACGCTGATGAACGAGCGGTTCATCGCCTTACACATGATGTAAGACAGAATCGCACCGGAAGAACCGACCAGCGCACCGGTCACGATCAGCAGGTCATTGCTCAGCATGAAGCCTGCCGCCGCCGCTGCCCAACCGGAATAGGAGTTCAGCATGGAG
It encodes:
- the pntB gene encoding Re/Si-specific NAD(P)(+) transhydrogenase subunit beta; this encodes MSGGLVTAAYIVAAILFIFSLAGLSKHETSQQGNNFGIAGMAIALIATIFGPDTGNVAWILVAMIIGGAIGIRLAKKVEMTEMPELVAILHSFVGLAAVLVGFNSYLYHEAGLEPILVNIHLTEVFLGIFIGAVTFTGSVVAFGKLRGKISSKPLMLPNRHKMNLAALVVSFLLLVVFVRTESVGLQVLALLVMTIIALAFGWHLVASIGGADMPVVVSMLNSYSGWAAAAAGFMLSNDLLIVTGALVGSSGAILSYIMCKAMNRSFISVIAGGFGTDGTASSGDEEVGEHREISAEDTADMLKNSHTVIITPGYGMAVAQAQYPVAEITEKLRARGIKVRFGIHPVAGRLPGHMNVLLAEAKVPYDIVLEMDEINDDFADTDTVLVIGANDTVNPAAQDDPNSPIAGMPVLEVWKAQNVIVFKRSMNTGYAGVQNPLFFKENTHMLFGDAKASVDAILKAL